The Chrysemys picta bellii isolate R12L10 chromosome 16, ASM1138683v2, whole genome shotgun sequence DNA window ccacccttcccctaggcataggaaggaggggtctcgggaagccctcagcagccggctgaccactcccagctgggacagactctggtgcctgcgctgcatttgccaggctgcttccctcagagacagggatcagttcattcgcgcgatcttccgcctccagccgggcaatgagctgttctttggtgagcctcccactgcgcagccccctctgcttgcacagctccaccaggtcgctcttaagccgcttggcatacatcttcctgctggccactcaccggcctgtgtgctcacagctccccacagttcccagggggacccctagtgtgccggcccttctcgaggtcaccacctctctgccagggtcgagctgcagactcctccgcccctgggaccactcactgcgatccccccgggggaccctgttactgcaaaagtccttctcgctggtcacacactcccaggggtaataaccgtctctctctcactcttcagcacgcctggtccccgtcaatcccccttcgttttactgctccccagtcacttactgcaggaagcgccgtccacggggtgcagtagatcccaccgctgccaccagttgtcacggagtattgggggactcagggccctgcacccccggcttcctgcgattcaccatgtctctcagccagccagtaaagcagaaggtttatttggatgacaggaatacagtccaagacaggtcttgcaggcacagacaacagggaccccctcagttaggtccatcttggggtcccagggcatcccagcccagccccccttgggaggtcagagccatctctgcctcccagccatctctccagcctgcttcccacactctgccttcagcgacccctcccaccgcctttgttcagtttccagggctcaggagtcacctggccttcaaccccttcctgggttctcgtgttacacactcaggtatgcgccctcgggccgtctcccatcccgcaatgcagactatcctcgccacactcccctgtcagcattcacagcccacagtgagaacaggcccagttcgtcacaggggcgctgtgtgggaaggggggggctgcaggtgcgGAGCGGGCGGCACCGTGGGAGAacggggggcgctgtggggggagggggggctgcgggtgCGGAGCGGGCGGCACCGTGGGAGAacgggggcgctgtgggggaaggaacagggggctgtgggaagggggtgcaccgtggggaagggggggctgcaggtggagAGCGAACGGCCCAAGCAGCCCCCTaaccctgccgccccccccccccagcacccggaGCGCCCGGCCTCGCTGGTGGCTGGCACCCTGGAGGCGTCGGGCCGGAGCCCGCGGGCAGGCGGGGACAAGCGGGTGCTGGACCAGGTGCAGCGGCTGGAGGGGAACGCACAGTGCTGCGACTGCCGGGAGCCCGCGCCCGAGTGGGCCAGCATCAACCTGGGCATCACGCTGTGCATCGAGTGCTCCGGCATCCACCGGTACCCCCCTGAGTCCCCCTGgtacccccctgagcccccctggtacccccctgagccccccactgccctcccgaACCCCgatctgcccctgctccccccgcctgGGCATCACGCTGTGCATCGAGTGCTCCGGCATCCACCGgtacccccctgagcccccctggtacccccctgagcccccttggtatccccctgagccccccactgccctcccgaTCCCCgatctgcccctgctcccccccgcctGGGCATCATGCTGTGCATCGAGTGCTCCGGCATCCACCGGTACCCCCCTAAGCCCCCCTGgtacccccctgagcccccctggtatccccctgagccccccactgccctcccgaACCCCgatctgcccctgctccccccgcctgGGCATCACGCTGTGCATCGAGTGCTCCGGCATCCACCGGTACCCCCCTAAGCCCCCCTGgtacccccctgagcccccctggtacccccctgagccccccactgccctcccgaACCCCgatctgcccctgctccccccgcctgGGCATCACGCTGTGCATCGAGTGCTCCGGCATCCACCGGTaccccccctgagcccccctggtaccccccctgagcccccttggtatccccctgagccccccactgccctcccgaTCCCCgatctgcccctgctccccccgcctgGGCATCATGCTGTGCATCGAGTGCTCCGGCATCCACCGGTACCCCCCCTAAGCCCCCCTGgtacccccctgagcccccctggtatccccctgagccccccactgccctcccgaACCCCgatctgcccctgctccccccgcctgGGCATCACGCTGTGCATCGAGTGCTCCGGCATCCACCGgtacccccctgagcccccctggtatccccctgagccccccactgccctcccgaACCCCgatctgcccctgctccccccgcctgGGCATCACGCTGTGCATCGAGTGCTCCGGCATCCACCGgtacccccctgagcccccctggtacccccctgagcccccctggtatccccctgagccccccactgccctcccgaACCCCgatctgcccctgctcccccccgcctGGGCATCACGCTCTGCTTCGAGTGCTCCGGCATCCACCGGTATCGCCCTGAGCCCCCCTGGTACTGCCCTGAGCCCTCCGGTACCCCCCTGCCCGCCCATAGCACTCCTGGCCCCCTGAGCCCCCCTTGGCCCCTcactgcacccccatccccccactaCCCCcgatctccccctgcccctcttcccctgcatccACCGGTACCGCGCCCCCGCCCACTGATCTCCCCGTTCCCCACCAGCCTGGCCATCGAGAGCTCTGGTGCCCATGGGCattggggggcagccaggggggtcCCCTCTGAGCCCCCCTGGCTGACCCCACCCCCCTGTTCTCTGTCACAGGAGCCTGGGGGTCCATTTCTCCAAGGTTCGCTCCCTGACGCTCGACTCCTGGGAGCCGGAGCTCGTCAAGGTAATGATGCGGGGAGGGAATCACTCAAAAGGGGCCGTGGGGGGTGGGTTTaagcgggggggcaggggagagggctgtTTGCCTAGGGAGTCGCCGACCCCTGCACATTGGTGGGTCACGGGGTCCGGTTGCTGGGCCGGGGCCTCCCGTGgatggggggtcagggctgggggggagggaggggtcaacATCTGGATTATGACtgccccccccatgtgtcccttcccacccacccccagctgatGTGCGAACTGGGGAACGGAGCCCTGAACCGCATCTACGAGGCGCGTGTGGATGAGATGACCGTCAAGAGACCCCAACCCGGCTGCTCCCGGTGAGGCCCCCCcggccctccccccagcgcccccctgaaccctccggcccctcctccgggcccctcccccagctcggCAGCTCCCAGTGaggccccctggccctgcccccgcccacctccctccccagcgcccccctggcccctcccctagCCTGGCTGGCTCATGGTGAGACCCCCCCCGTCCACAACCCCCCTGCACAaggctgtgtgcccccccccactaGGGGCGGCTGCCCCATCTCACCCCCTCCCTGGGTTCCCCCAACAGGGCGGAGAAGGAGAGCTGGATCCGGGCCAAATACGTGGAGAAGAAATTCATCACCAAGTTGCCGGAGGCACGGCTGAGCCGGGTGGGGCGCCGGGGCCTCCCCGACCGGGACCGGCTCCCTCGACCCCCCCTCAAGCCCAAACCGGGCAGCGTTAGCCGGGCTGCAGGTacctgatgggggagggggttaggatccaggggaggggggatcccgTGGGGGGAGTGTAGGGCTCAGCGGGGGCGgtgtggctgggtgggggggatgtgtggctgggtgtgggggcatGTGTGGCTGTGGCAGGCTGagtggctgtggggggctgggtgtgggggacgTGTGTCCATGGGGGGCGGTGTGGCTGGGCGGGGGGACGTGTGGCTGGGTTGGGCGGACGTGTGGCTGTGGGGGACgtgtgggtgggggggaccagtggcgtagccagcttctaagagaaggggaagcaaacataaaaaaggcgctcccccttggctcctcctctggccacgcccccttggctcctcctccggccgcaccgccccttccccccccccgactcctccggccctgccgtgccacctccgtggccccccccaccccgctcctccggccgtggctGCAGGCCGCATGccgcgccctcccctgctcctccggccgcttttggaaaggcaggggaagtggctgcttcccctgcaccccgctagctacgctactggggGGGACGTGTGGCTGTGGGGGGATgtgtggctgggtgtgggggacgtgtggctgtggggggcagtgtggctaggttggggggggggacgcGTGGCCGGATTAGCCTGGTGGACATGGCCGGGTGGCCCCCTGTCCctgacagcgccccccccccccccctctttgcCCCGCTCCAGAGCCGGGGGAGGCCGGCTCCCCCCCTGAAGACCTGCGCAGCCTCCACCCAGGGGCGCTGCTCTACTGGGCCGCTGGCCACCAGAACCTGCCCACCATGGCCGACGCCCTGGCCCATGGCGCCGACGTCAACTGGGTCAACACTGCCGAGGACAGCCGGACCCCCCTGCTGCAGGCCGTGGCTGCGGTAGGTGCAGGGAACGCGGTGGGGCTTAGCTGGCGGGGGTGTTAACACCTTGTGCCCCGGCTCACTCTGCCTCTCCCCGTTCCCAGAATTCCCTGCTGGCCTGCGAGTTTCTGCTGCAGAACGGAGCCAACGTCAACCAGGCGGACAGTGCCGGGCAGGGGCCCCTGCACCACGCCACCATCCTGGGCCACACTGGGTAGGTCAGGGGGGCTGAGGCCCACCCAATAGGTCAGGGGGGCTTGGGCCCACCCAGCCAGGATGGGTAATTCATGGGGGCTGCTGTTCCGCACCTGGCCACTAGATGGCGCAGTGGCACCAGCACAGACACACTGGTGGCACCCGCCACCCCTCGGGTGCCCCAGCGGCGAAGCTAAGCAGGACCGGTGCCGTATTCCCCACCTGGATGGGTGACCTTGCCCCTCCCCATCGCCCGCCTCTCACGGCTCTGCTCTCTGATAGGCTGGCCTGCCTGTTCCTCAAGCGGGGGGCCAATCTGAACGCGGTCGACATGGAGGGGAAGGACCCGCTCTCCATCGCCATAGACACGGCCAACGCTGATATTGTCACCCTGTaagtcgccccccccccccgggttggggtggtgggggtgggcgatgctgatggagggggaggggtgaagcagggagatgggggaggggaacttGTCTCATTTTCTGCCCTTCCCACCTCCCTGCAGGCTGCGGCTGGCCAAGATGCGGGAGGCGGAGGTCGCGCAGGGACAGTCAGGTGGGTGTCTTGTCtttggggcccagggctgggctagcagggggctgtggggtgggaatggggggcaccagcagagctgtgggggggcagggggctgtggggtgggactggggggcaccggcagagctgggggggcaagGCTGGGCTGGTAGGggactgtgggttgggagtgaggggcaccggcagggctgagggggctgtagggcagagctgggggggcagggctgggctggtagggggctgcggggcgggactGGGGGGCACCTTGCCCCACTCCTACGCCCTTTGCCCTCCCAGGCGACGAGACCTACCTCGACATCTTTCGGGACTTCTCCCTGATGGCGTCCGACAATCCCGAGAAGTTGACCCGCCGAGACCTGAAACTCACCACCCTCTAGCGCCCCCCCTGGGGGGGCACCACCGTgccaccgtgtgtgtgtgtgtgtgtgtgcggcgggggggggatcCCCTCCTggggatcccctcccccacccctggctcctcccccttccccggcTGGGAGGGGCAGCGAAGCAGCAGggatttcttcccccccccctccgccgccCCTGGGCTGCTTTCTTAATGACCATaatcccccccattcttctgCTGTGACTCTTGGATGGGGGCAATAGGGGATAGGGGCCAATCTCCCATCGCCCCCTCTTCtgccccccatcacatgcccCCAGATCGCCCCCTCATTATAAGGCAGGGGCttatccctgcccccacctccattATGGGGAGGGGCTTCTCCCTGGCCCCCCTTCTGGCCCCCAGATACCACCCCCCCCGTTTATAGGGCTAATCCCATATCCCCACCCatcctatttattatttctatggGACCATCCTCCCTGTTCATTGTTTTAACCCCCCATATACATGCACATGGCTCCCCTCCTCCGGTTGAGGCATGGTGGGGGGACCCCGTCTTTgaatggaggggaagggggagcagcgGGAGATCTGGGCATCTGTACAAAGCTGGCATGCAATAAACAGACCAGGCTGCAATATCAACTTCTGCttccacctctggggcggggcagctggtgacacagggacccctcgcccggcgctgagatgcgtccacctctggggtggggcagcggaTTACACAGGGATCCTGTAGCCACAGCAGTGCTAGTTTCGTCGCCTGTTTCTCCATCTCCCCACCAGGTGGCGGCGTTGACCCTAGTGGCTGGAGGGGGCAGCGTCTCACCCGCCCCActgctccaacccaccagcccccactcccctcccagagctggggagagaacccaggagtcctggctcccagcccccctgctccaacccaccagcccccactcccctcccagagctggggagagaacccaggagtcctggctcccagcccccctgctccaacccaccagcccccactcccctcccagagctggggagagaacccaggagtcctggctcccagcccccctgctctaacccaccagcccccactcccctcccagagctggggagagaacccaggagtcctggctcccagccccccctgctctaacccaccagcccccactcccctcccagagccggggagagaacccaggagtcctgactcctccccgcccccccactctcCTTCCTTGAAAAGCTATTTTTTGTCCAGCCCTGTGATCAACTTTAGCCCTGTGATCAACATCTCTGTAGCCTCTTTCAGCTGCGCACCCGAAACCGCCAGCCTGTCTCTACCGTCCAAGGGTCCCGTGCGCCCGGCGTGCCCGTGGGCCTGGGGCCCGGAGATAAGGGCGGGTGGAGTCGGGTGGGTGCAGATAAGAAATGGAGCTGACGCTTCGAAAGGGCCTCTGGGGTCAGGCCCAGGCTCAGCCGGCAGGTGAACCCGGGGCCTGCCCTGCGTTTAACACTGAGAGCGTCGTTTGCCGGCAGGCTGCACACGCTGTGGTTTTTCAGGAGGGTCCACACACACTCAGCTGGCGGAAGGGCGGACCTGAGGTGTAAAAATGGCGTAACCCTCTCAGAAGGGACTGGAGCGACTCTGGATTTAAACTAGTGACTGAACtcgagtcactctggatttacaccgtTGAGTGAATTGGAGTGGCTCGGGATTCAAACTGAGCTCAGTATCTGGCCCTTTTTGCACTGCAgcgactctggatttacactggtggaaTTGAGATCAAAGTCTGGTCCTTATAGCTTTTATTGAtctggagtgactctggatttacaccaatggaACTGAGATGCAAATCTGCCCCTTACACTGAACTCTGGATTTACGCTAGCATTGCTGAGCTCAGAGTCTGGTCCTTATACCATTGACTGGACTGGAgccactctggatttacaccactaGAACTGAGCTCAGTATCTAGCCTGTTGTGATTACCCTCCTTCCCCATTTCCAATGTCACTTCATCTCACTCCTCTCTAGGACATTATTGTCCTGGTTTAAGGGTGGACAGTTCTCCTGGGACGTTCCCAGAGCTCAGCGCCCGCGGTTCCCATGTCGTCTCTGTCTTGTTGGATGGAAAGCAACTGCTATTTTCCATTCTCAACAGGCAGATGAGGTTCTCCCATCACAGAGGTGGTCTCCATTCTGGTGGGTTAAATTCCCAGCATCCTCTGGGTCACCTgactgggaggagaagcagtggaACAGGAGCAAAAGTTGGCAC harbors:
- the ACAP1 gene encoding LOW QUALITY PROTEIN: arf-GAP with coiled-coil, ANK repeat and PH domain-containing protein 1 (The sequence of the model RefSeq protein was modified relative to this genomic sequence to represent the inferred CDS: inserted 2 bases in 2 codons; deleted 1 base in 1 codon; substituted 1 base at 1 genomic stop codon), which translates into the protein MTVKLDFEECLXDSPRFRAAVEGVECDVXELETRLEKLLKLCGAMLDSGRQYCAASKAFVGGVRDLSQHAQGDAMMSVMLEKFSDSLNQMIDNQVELLDSTQHSSRQHIYTLVKEDVKRFKEARKEFERGSEGLASALHHNAEVPRRKQHEAEEAALALQAARTSARARALDYVLQINVIQSKKKFEILQFVLAVMEAQACCLEQGHRLTQQLEKYRRELAAQLHQLVLESAREKRDMEQRHAMIKQKDLSQDEAVLEGRGEAPDGVVMEGYLYKRASNAFKTWSRRWFSIQSNQLVYQKRAKDVLTVVVEDLRLCTVKPCPDHERRFCFEVVSPSKSCLLQADSDRHQQAWLTAVQNSIASAFSEGRADIHSPQXEQAQFVTGALSGGTVGERGRCGDKRVLDQVQRLEGNAQCCDCREPAPEWASINLGITLCIECSGIHRSLGVHFSKVRSLTLDSWEPELVKLMCELGNGALNRIYEARVDEMTVKRPQPGCSRAEKESWIRAKYVEKKFITKLPEARLSRVGRRGLPDRDRLPRPPLKPKPGSVSRAAEPGEAGSPPEDLRSLHPGALLYWAAGHQNLPTMADALAHGADVNWVNTAEDSRTPLLQAVAANSLLACEFLLQNGANVNQADSAGQGPLHHATILGHTGLACLFLKRGANLNAVDMEGKDPLSIAIDTANADIVTLLRLAKMREAEVAQGQSGDETYLDIFRDFSLMASDNPEKLTRRDLKLTTL